One stretch of Hemitrygon akajei chromosome 18, sHemAka1.3, whole genome shotgun sequence DNA includes these proteins:
- the LOC140741164 gene encoding keratin, type II cytoskeletal 8-like, which produces MNSSYSSQTSMRRTIQGGNTSSIRSGGGGSSMRRFGGRKAMSLVSGRSGGYGAVGGGGGGMGMSRRLVSSSAMGLGSAFGSGSMMPALDLSAPLPQNDTHLQQVRMQETRELTTLNNQFASFITQVRVLEKQNTQLKIKLELLKKQGTSTSNIDNMFQAYIDNLRRQLDTLGQEKLKFEADLVQMQGLVEDFKGKYEDEINKRTEMENEFVMVKKDVDESYMNKVELEAKLESLTDEIEFLKTIFQEEIRELETQIQNTSVSVQVDTGRHLDTDQIINEVRAQYQAMVDKYREDANRWKQTKMMELSSMPAGKGDDMRVIKSECTDLQNRIRKMTQDIEFLKQQRVKLEGMIAEAEERGELSLKESKVTIAELQEAIRKANQEITKQSREIDELINVKLALDIEINTYSKLLAQEETRMVEGVRTLSVQQVSQQGSFGDFSSASSGMSGFARGGSEMETGGRRPLILSSMQQTSEFRSES; this is translated from the exons ATGAACAGCAGTTACAGCAGCCAAACGTCCATGAGACGGACCATACAGGGTGGAAACACCTCATCGATCCGGAGTGGTGGTGGTGGCAGTTCCATGCGAAGATTTGGTGGCAGAAAGGCAATGAGTTTGGTTTCAGGAAGGTCAGGAGGATATGGAGCagttggaggaggaggaggaggaatgggAATGTCAAGGCGTCTGGTTTCCAGCTCAGCGATGGGGCTTGGTTCAGCTTTCGGCTCTGGTTCGATGATGCCGGCCCTTGATCTAAGCGCCCCACTGCCACAAAATGACACCCATCTGCAACAAGTTCGGATGCAGGAAACGAGGGAGCTCACGACGCTCAACAACCAGTTCGCAAGTTTCATAACCCAG GTTCGCGTTCTTGAAAAGCAGAATACTCAGCTGAAGATCAAACTGGAGCTCCTGAAGAAGCAGGGAACAAGCACCTCCAACATCGATAACATGTTCCAAGCTTACATTGACAACCTCAGGAGGCAACTGGACACTCTTGGGCAGGAGAAGCTGAAGTTCGAAGCTGATCTTGTTCAGATGCAAGGTCTAGTTGAGGACTTTAAGGGCAA ATACGAAGATGAAATTAACAAGAGGACTGAAATGGAAAACGAGTTTGTCATGGTCAAGAAG GATGTTGATGAATCCTACATGAACAAGGTGGAATTGGAAGCAAAACTAGAAAGCCTGACTGATGAAATCGAATTCCTGAAGACAATCTTCCAAGAG GAAATCCGTGAGCTGGAAACACAGATTCAGAACACTTCTGTCAGCGTGCAGGTGGACACTGGCCGCCATCTGGATACAGACCAGATCATCAATGAAGTCAGAGCCCAATACCAAGCTATGGTAGATAAATACCGTGAAGATGCTAATAGATGGAAACAGACTAAG ATGATGGAACTCAGCTCAATGCCTGCAGGTAAAGGAGATGACATGCGAGTGATCAAATCGGAGTGTACTGATCTGCAGAATCGCATCCGTAAGATGACTCAGGATATCGAGTTTCTAAAACAGCAG CGTGTGAAATTGGAAGGTATGATCGCTGAAGCAGAGGAACGCGGCGAGTTGTCTCTCAAAGAGAGTAAAGTGACTATCGCGGAACTGCAAGAGGCCATCAGGAAAGCAAACCAGGAGATTACCAAGCAATCTCGTGAAATCGATGAGCTGATAAATGTCAAGTTGGCTCTGGATATTGAAATTAACACCTACAGTAAACTACTGGCGCAAGAGGAAACCAG GATGGTAGAAGGCGTCAGAACCCTCAGCGTACAACAAGTTTCACAGCAAG GAAGTTTTGGGGATTTTAGCAGCGCGAGTAGCGGTATGTCTGGATTTGCCAGAGGGGGGAGTGAGATGGAAACTGGTGGAAGAAGACCATTAATTTTGAGCTCAATGCAGCAAACCAGTGAATTCAGAAGTGAATCTTAA